In Flavobacterium sp. GSB-24, the genomic window ATGACTTTGGCCACGTTTTCTAGTTGTAGAGGCTTATCTGAAGGACCATAAGCTGAAGTCGGAGCACCGAAAAACTCTAAATTGTATGTTACTACATCAAAAGTATCTGCTTTTGGCAAAGAAGAACCAGTCAATGAACCTATTTGCCTGTTTAATGAGGTTCCTGTTACAGTTAAAGCTCCTGATATTTTAAATTCTTTTACTGTTGGTGCAAATTTTGCATAAAGTGTTTTTCCTGCTAAAGCATCGGCAGCAGTAATTACTATACTGGATACAAACGAAACATTATCTGCTGAAATTTGATAAGAAGCAGGAGTTGTAATTGTAATATCTCCATATCCTTCTGCCTTAAAGTTAAACGATTGAGAGTCTGAAACTGTATTTGGAAGTACAACTCCAAAATCTAAAACAGGATTTGAATCTACATATCCAATCTCATTTGTTACAGCAAAATCATCAAAAGACCATTCTGATGCATTGGTATTACCTCCCGCAGTTGTTTCATAAACCCAAGCCAAATAGGTATTGCTTGTCTTATAATTATCTAGCTTAATATATTGAGATTGTGCATAAGTACCTGTTACAGTCGGAAATGCTCCATTTATTTCTGTCCATGTTGCTGTATTAGGATTACTCACTCCATCATAATTCGTTGAGACCATTAATTTTAAAGAGGGACCGGCATAAAATTTACGAGAATAAAAAGACAGCAATGGAAGTGCTCCAAAATTATCTAAACGTAATTTAGGTGAAATCAACCAATCTTTACTTGGTCCATTATCTGAAAAACCATTTATAAGAACGGCGCCAGTTCCTGAATTTACATTTCTAGCTACTGAAGTATAAGACCATTTGTTTACTGGTCCGGCTTCGTTATATTGTGTCCATCCGCTATTTGTTAAAACATTTGAATCGTTAAAATCTTGTTTATAAGGATTGATTCCTGTTCCTGTCAAAGTAACCGTTTTTGTTACAGCACCAGTCGATTCGTGAGTGATTTGTCCTGTAAAATTAGCAACCGCATTTGGAATAAATTTCACATATACTGTTGGGGTAGCATTTGATGCAAAATCAGCAGGAACAAAAGTCAGAGAAGAGGCAAATGTGCTGTTATCTTTAGAAATAGTAAAATTAGCTGTAGAAGTTAAAACAACATTTTGAGTTAAATCAATTGCTCCAACTTGGTAACTTAGAACCTTTGCTTCATAATTTGCTTCGGAAAAACCTAAATCTAAACTTGTCGTAGTAGTTGTTAAAACTGGAACTGCAGAACTGGCTGTAGTAACATCAACTTTATTTACTACTGCCTGAATATTACTAGAAGTATCTTCAGAAACAGAATAAACAGAATAACTCGTATTTAAAGTAAGTCCCGAAAAAGTTTTGGTATATTCCTGAGCAGGATCTACAATATCTATACTTCCTGCTTGTAAAGCTGCAGTACCATTTGAGTCTTGACCAGCTTTTACCTGCGCAACGGTTGGCGCAGCACTTCCGCCTGGAAGCAGTACAAAATAAGTTTTTCCAGCTTCATCTAATTTATAGATAAAATCAAAACTTTCGGCTAAAACATTATTTGCTTTAGGAAAACCAGAAATATCAACTGGTGCTGTAATATCTCTTCCAACTTTTATATTATCTATAGCAAAAGATGGGCGAGAACCTCCCCCGCTAAGTTGTCTTGAAATCCATCTAATCTGTACTACAGGCTGATTATCACACTCTGCTGGCAAAATGATATTTATAGTCTTAGGATTTTGAGGGGTTGTATTTCCCGTTCCAATTTGGGTCGTAGTATTATTTGAATATAACGTTCCAGTTACTGAAGTAAAACCCGCAGTTGTTCCTACTCTATATTGCAATATCATTTCATTGATACGATTATTGGTTCCATCGCCGTATGGATTACGAATCGTCATTGCATCATATTGAACAGGAATAGAGAATTGTCCAGTTGCATCAAACGCAAAACCAATAGTCAAGTCTAACGAACCTGTATTTAAAAATCCAATTTTTCCATTATAATTATGAAAATTACCGCTGTTAGTACTGGCAGAACTACTGGCTACTAAAGCTCTATCAGCACCAAAACTACCAGATGTAGCAAATTGACTTTCACCTGTTGGATTTGAAGTTCCTGCAGTCCATCCTTGATATCCTGCTGGATAAGATGTATCTGTTACTAAAAGTGTATTAAAATTCTGTGAGTGTGGCAATTTTTGCGGAGCTGGCATTGTCTGAGAAAAAAGATCTCCAGAAAAACAGCCCAAAAAACATAGTAAAAGCAAAAGCTGTCGCGAAAAGTAAAGTTTTTTCATACGTTAAAGAATAGAGTTTTTAGAAGTCAAATTTATAGCCTTTAAAGTTAAGCTAATATTATAAAACTATAAACTTAATGCTGAATTTTTTATCAAAATAATTCAATTTAAAACAACATAAGCCTTATTAAATTAAAATTACTACAACCAAAATCTCTTAATTCAAAATATAATTCAAAAATAAACAATCTTTAAAAACGCTAAAAAACTCCATGTTTCCTACAAACCAAAGGGTTTTTAAACAAAAAAGCAGCGAACTTTTGTTCGCTGCTTTTCCTAATTCAAAATAGTATTCTCTAAAATATTATACCGCGGTATAACCTCCATCGGCAATAATATAACTTCCTGTTGTAAATGATGATTTATCAGAATTCAAGAAAACCACCAATTCAGCAATTTCCTCTGCAGTCCCTAAACGATTCATTGCAGATTTTGCTGCAACAGCATCCATCATATCTTTATTCAAATTATCTTTCAAAAGTGCTGTTTCAATATACCCAGGTCCAACTGCATTACATCTAATATTTTTCTGTGCATATTCTACAGCAATGTTTTTTGTCAAACCGACAACTCCATGCTTAGAAGCTGTATATGCAGGGCTAAGCGGAGCTGCAACCTGCCCATGAATTGAGGCAATGTTTACAATACTTCCACCGCCGTTTTTTTCCATTTGTTCCAATTGATAACGGCAGGCATAAAAAACACCGCTTAAATTTAAAGCAATAACTTTATCCCAAGCTTCTGGCTCATATTCTCCTGTTGGTTTTGCAGGTCCACCCATTCCAGCATTGTTACAAGCAATATCAAGACGGCCGTATTTTGAAACGGTTACCTCAACCATGTGTTTATTATCAATTGCGCTCGACGAATCTCCTTTTACGAAAAAAGCTTCTCCGCCCTTTTCCTTTATAATTTTTACGGTTTCTTCACCATGATCAACATTAATATCAGATACTACTACTTTTGCTCCTTCTCGAGCATATGCTTCTGCAACTGCGCGTCCGATTCCTGAACCGCCGCCAGATACAAATGCTACTTTATTTTCTAAAAGTGACATATTCTTACGATTTAAATTTGTACCCCTAATTTACGAAGATCTACACCGATACTCAAGGTTTGAAAAGAGTTTACAATAACATTAACGCTTACCGCTAATGTTATGTTATTTGACATTAAAATGACCTTATTTTCTATAAAATTTTGTATTATTCATCTTCATCCAATTTCATATTACCACGGTCTTTATGACTTTCTGGATTTGAATTTGGATATCTGTTAGGTGTGATATCAGAATTCCGGTCTTTATTTTCAACCGTCTTTTTTGCTTCTTCTTCAGAAGATACTCCTCGATTTGAATTTGGATTATCTGAGGATACTTTTGGCGTTTTTAATTGAATATCTTCGTTCTCATTTCGAGCTCGGTCAACTATTTTTTTATCGCCATCTGCATCGGTTACGATTTCTTTTTTCAATTTAGCATCCTTTAAATCTTTATCGTGCGAAACGTTTTTTCCTTTAGATTCGTCAATATCTTTCTGCGTTCCGTTTATCTTTTTTGTTCCTAAATTATCCGTTCCCATAATCGTTTTATTTTTTGGTTTCTATTATAATATTACGAATTCTAAATCTTAAAATTAAATGGTTTAACATTGCTTTGGGTTTAAAAGGCAAGATCTTTCATAATTTATTATCTTTATTTACAACATTTTAAGATTATGATTCTTTCTCGATTCATGCTGTTCCCCGTTTTGAACTCATTTTTTGCAGACTATTAATATGCTTTACTTTCGCTTTAATTTTAAGAAAGAAACTATCTTTGCAAAAAATTAAAAATGCACAGACACTTCATTCTTTTTAAACCTTACGGCTACTTAAGCCAATTTATTTATGAATTAAAAAGAAAGAAAAAGCTTTTAGGCGAATTGTATGATTTTCCGGAGGGAATAATGGCAATTGGAAGATTAGATGAAGATTCTGAAGGTTTGCTTTTACTGACCACTGACGGAAAAGTAAGTGAACAAATTAGAAGCAAAAAAGTTGACAAAGAATATTACGTTCAAGTTGACGGCATTATTACTCAAGAAGCAATTGAAGAACTGCAAAAAGGTGTCGAAATTGGTTTTGAAGGCGGTAAATACAAAACAAAACCCTGTTCAGCTTTTATCGTAAATGAAATTCCTGATTTTGGACCAAGAGCCAAAAAAATCAGAGACGAACGCCATGGTCCTACTTCGTGGGCTTCTATTACTGTAAATGAAGGAAAGTTTCGTCAGGTTAGAAAAATGACTGCTGCTGTTGGTTTTCCCACTCTTCGCCTAGTTCGCGTTCGAATAGGAAATGTATATTTGCAAAACCTAAAAGCTGGAGAAGTTCTGGAGGTAAACGATTTTAAATTAGAAAATTTGTCAATTAGATAATTAGATAATTCTTGAACTAAACCCATAACCCATAACCCATAACCCAAAACTCATAACCCAAAACTCATAACCCATAACCCAAAACTCAAAACTCAAAAAAAATGCTAAACGTTGTTCTTGTAGAACCCGAGATACCAAATAACACTGGAAACATAGGAAGATTGTGCGTTGGCACAGAAAGTCGTCTTCATTTGATTCACCCGTTCGGATTTGTTATTAATGATAAAAACCTAAAACGTTCTGGATTGGATTACTGGGTTCATCTTGATGTAACCGAATATCAAAACGTAGAAGAATGGATGGCGCAAATTCCAGATCATTCTCGTGTATTTTTAATGAGTTCTCGTTCTGAAAAGTCTTATTTAGAAAATGAATTTAAAGATGGTGACTGGCTAGTTTTCGGAAAAGAAAGCGTTGGTTTGAGTAAGGAGTTTATGGAGAGATTTGAAAATCATTTAACGATTCCGATGTCACCGCTTATTCGTAGTTTTAATATCGCTAATTCTGTTGCTTTTGTGGTTGGAGAAGCTAAGAGACAAATTGGATTAAAGAAATAATACCTATGGTATCTCTCCTGCAAGGTTTTCAAAACCTTGCAGGAAGACGAAGAAAACTAAGTCACAATAAATTTCCCTTTTTCAGCATCAAAAACGATATGTTCATCTTTGAATAAATTGCTGAAACTTCCGTTTGAAATTAAATTGCAAGGCTGATCCTGAGTAATATTTTCCGGCGTCATGATAATCATTTCATCGCTTAATTGAATCGCCAGATCAATATCGTGTGTTGAAAACAAAATACATTTTTGAGTTTCATGAGTCAGTTTTTTTAATAATTTGAATAAAGAAACTTTGTGCAGTAAATCCAAATGAGTTGTGGGCTCATCTAAAATAATTAATGGTGTATCCTGTGCCAAAGCTCTGGCGATTAAAACCTTCTGCAATTGGCCATCGCTGATTTCGAAATGCTTCTTTGAAGCTAAATGTTCAATCTGTGTGAGCTTCATAGCCTCTTGAACTTTCAGAATATCTTCATTTGATAAAGTGTCAACCCAATTGGTATACGGCTGACGGCCAAGCGCAACTAATTCAAAAACAGAAAGATTGCTCGGAGGTAATTTTTCCGTTAAAACCAAACTCAAATTTTGCGCTAATTCTAAAGGTTTATAGTCGGAAATATTTTTTTCGTTTAAATAGACATTTCCAGATAAAGGCTGCTGAATTCCGGTAAGAGTTCGCAGTAAGGTTGATTTTCCAATGCCGTTTGCTCCTATTAAAGTAATGAGTTTCCCAGATGCTAAATTTAGATTTAGATTTTCAGCAATAAGCGTAAGACCTTTCTTGGATCTATATCCAATATTTAAATCTGATG contains:
- a CDS encoding pseudouridine synthase, with product MHRHFILFKPYGYLSQFIYELKRKKKLLGELYDFPEGIMAIGRLDEDSEGLLLLTTDGKVSEQIRSKKVDKEYYVQVDGIITQEAIEELQKGVEIGFEGGKYKTKPCSAFIVNEIPDFGPRAKKIRDERHGPTSWASITVNEGKFRQVRKMTAAVGFPTLRLVRVRIGNVYLQNLKAGEVLEVNDFKLENLSIR
- a CDS encoding tRNA (cytidine(34)-2'-O)-methyltransferase, which translates into the protein MLNVVLVEPEIPNNTGNIGRLCVGTESRLHLIHPFGFVINDKNLKRSGLDYWVHLDVTEYQNVEEWMAQIPDHSRVFLMSSRSEKSYLENEFKDGDWLVFGKESVGLSKEFMERFENHLTIPMSPLIRSFNIANSVAFVVGEAKRQIGLKK
- a CDS encoding T9SS type A sorting domain-containing protein, translating into MKKLYFSRQLLLLLCFLGCFSGDLFSQTMPAPQKLPHSQNFNTLLVTDTSYPAGYQGWTAGTSNPTGESQFATSGSFGADRALVASSSASTNSGNFHNYNGKIGFLNTGSLDLTIGFAFDATGQFSIPVQYDAMTIRNPYGDGTNNRINEMILQYRVGTTAGFTSVTGTLYSNNTTTQIGTGNTTPQNPKTINIILPAECDNQPVVQIRWISRQLSGGGSRPSFAIDNIKVGRDITAPVDISGFPKANNVLAESFDFIYKLDEAGKTYFVLLPGGSAAPTVAQVKAGQDSNGTAALQAGSIDIVDPAQEYTKTFSGLTLNTSYSVYSVSEDTSSNIQAVVNKVDVTTASSAVPVLTTTTTSLDLGFSEANYEAKVLSYQVGAIDLTQNVVLTSTANFTISKDNSTFASSLTFVPADFASNATPTVYVKFIPNAVANFTGQITHESTGAVTKTVTLTGTGINPYKQDFNDSNVLTNSGWTQYNEAGPVNKWSYTSVARNVNSGTGAVLINGFSDNGPSKDWLISPKLRLDNFGALPLLSFYSRKFYAGPSLKLMVSTNYDGVSNPNTATWTEINGAFPTVTGTYAQSQYIKLDNYKTSNTYLAWVYETTAGGNTNASEWSFDDFAVTNEIGYVDSNPVLDFGVVLPNTVSDSQSFNFKAEGYGDITITTPASYQISADNVSFVSSIVITAADALAGKTLYAKFAPTVKEFKISGALTVTGTSLNRQIGSLTGSSLPKADTFDVVTYNLEFFGAPTSAYGPSDKPLQLENVAKVMNKLDADVYVVQEVSSDAQIDALIQKINVNGKTFEKSISNVWSYSWQNPPSDPNFPPQKLVVLYNTQTVTVKKTRVMFDKFYTELRNGTKTLNNYPGDSNSNFFSSGRLPYMVTIETNLNGVKNEINLIDLHARANSGTDISRYNMRKYDTQVLKDSLDAHYANSNIILLGDYNDDVKASVIEGQPSSYEAFVTDTNNYKALTLEISQAGAYSFLSSGGFLDHITISNELIDDYISNSTAVYDPRSDIANYTTTTSDHGPVIARFQLKQDVLSTPDFEKNKYYVKAYPNPAIDVLNFDVKTTQGRDLKIRLYDFNGRVIGNPISVKNESEVSTAAVAVGNLVSGVYFYTVTENNKVIFKDKILKK
- a CDS encoding glucose 1-dehydrogenase — protein: MSLLENKVAFVSGGGSGIGRAVAEAYAREGAKVVVSDINVDHGEETVKIIKEKGGEAFFVKGDSSSAIDNKHMVEVTVSKYGRLDIACNNAGMGGPAKPTGEYEPEAWDKVIALNLSGVFYACRYQLEQMEKNGGGSIVNIASIHGQVAAPLSPAYTASKHGVVGLTKNIAVEYAQKNIRCNAVGPGYIETALLKDNLNKDMMDAVAAKSAMNRLGTAEEIAELVVFLNSDKSSFTTGSYIIADGGYTAV
- a CDS encoding ABC transporter ATP-binding protein, which codes for MISILKTSDLNIGYRSKKGLTLIAENLNLNLASGKLITLIGANGIGKSTLLRTLTGIQQPLSGNVYLNEKNISDYKPLELAQNLSLVLTEKLPPSNLSVFELVALGRQPYTNWVDTLSNEDILKVQEAMKLTQIEHLASKKHFEISDGQLQKVLIARALAQDTPLIILDEPTTHLDLLHKVSLFKLLKKLTHETQKCILFSTHDIDLAIQLSDEMIIMTPENITQDQPCNLISNGSFSNLFKDEHIVFDAEKGKFIVT